One genomic window of Mycobacteriales bacterium includes the following:
- a CDS encoding PAC2 family protein: MMIAAFEGWNDAADAATNAIEHLEQEWQAKPFAAIDPEDYYDYQVNRPTVRLVDGVTRRIDWPTTRLALATVGEQEVVLLRGLEPNMRWRAFCEELVAFADELEVDQVVCLAALLADVPHTRPIDVNGSASDDALASSLGLTKSRYEGPTGVVSVFHHALAETGRRVVTYWASVPHYFAQPPCPKATLTLLHRVEDALDLTVPLGTLPEASQTWENDVDALAQDDGEIADYIASLELRDDQSSLPEASGEAIARAFERYLRRHDSAD, translated from the coding sequence ATGATGATTGCGGCCTTCGAGGGCTGGAACGACGCAGCGGACGCAGCCACCAACGCCATCGAGCACCTCGAGCAGGAGTGGCAGGCGAAACCGTTCGCCGCGATCGACCCCGAGGACTACTACGACTACCAGGTCAACCGCCCGACGGTGCGACTCGTGGACGGCGTCACCCGGCGCATCGACTGGCCCACCACGCGGCTGGCGCTGGCGACGGTCGGCGAGCAGGAGGTGGTTCTCCTGCGCGGTCTCGAGCCGAACATGCGGTGGCGGGCGTTCTGCGAGGAGCTCGTCGCTTTCGCCGACGAGCTCGAGGTCGACCAGGTGGTCTGCTTGGCGGCTCTGCTCGCCGACGTCCCCCACACCCGACCGATCGACGTCAACGGCTCGGCCTCCGACGACGCGCTCGCGTCGAGCCTGGGTCTGACCAAGTCACGCTACGAAGGGCCGACCGGCGTGGTGAGCGTGTTCCACCACGCCCTCGCCGAGACCGGCCGCCGCGTCGTCACCTACTGGGCCAGCGTTCCCCACTACTTCGCGCAGCCGCCGTGCCCGAAAGCGACGCTGACACTGCTGCACCGCGTCGAGGACGCACTGGATCTGACCGTCCCGCTCGGCACGCTGCCCGAGGCGTCGCAGACGTGGGAGAACGACGTCGACGCGTTGGCGCAGGACGACGGCGAGATCGCGGACTACATCGCGTCGCTGGAGCTGCGCGACGACCAGA
- a CDS encoding tRNA (adenine-N1)-methyltransferase yields the protein MTSKAAAPRRGLGPLAAGDLVQLTDPKGRMHTIALTPGKEFHTHRGVIAHDELIGQPEGIVVTSAGGTDYLALRPLLSDYVLSMPRGATIVYPKDAAQIVAMADICPGAHVVEAGAGSGALTCSLLRAVGSAGTVTSYERRDEFADVARSNVERFFGEAPPTWRLEVGDVVDAPGEAVADRVVLDMLAPWEVVEASARLLVPGGVFCAYVATTTQLSATVEGLRTHGGFAEPAPWETLVRGWHVDGLAVRPDHRMIGHTGFLVTARRLAPGVTAPPRRRRPSKGAPG from the coding sequence GTGACCAGCAAAGCCGCCGCGCCGCGCCGGGGCCTCGGCCCGCTCGCGGCGGGCGACCTGGTCCAGCTGACCGACCCGAAGGGCCGGATGCACACGATTGCGCTCACCCCCGGCAAGGAGTTCCACACCCACCGCGGCGTCATCGCTCACGACGAGCTGATCGGGCAGCCCGAGGGCATCGTCGTCACCTCCGCAGGCGGCACCGACTACCTGGCGTTGCGCCCGTTGCTCAGCGACTACGTGCTCTCGATGCCGCGCGGCGCGACCATCGTCTATCCGAAGGACGCCGCGCAGATCGTGGCGATGGCGGACATCTGCCCGGGCGCCCACGTCGTCGAAGCGGGCGCGGGGTCGGGAGCGCTGACCTGCAGTCTGTTGCGGGCCGTAGGCAGCGCGGGCACGGTCACCTCCTACGAGCGGCGTGATGAGTTCGCCGACGTCGCCCGCTCCAACGTCGAGCGTTTCTTCGGCGAGGCTCCGCCGACCTGGCGGCTCGAGGTCGGCGACGTCGTCGACGCGCCGGGGGAGGCCGTCGCCGACCGGGTGGTGCTGGACATGCTGGCGCCATGGGAGGTCGTCGAGGCGAGTGCGCGGCTGCTGGTCCCCGGAGGGGTGTTCTGCGCGTACGTCGCGACGACCACCCAGCTGTCGGCCACCGTGGAAGGACTGCGCACCCACGGCGGCTTCGCCGAGCCGGCACCCTGGGAGACGCTGGTGCGCGGGTGGCACGTCGACGGTCTCGCCGTACGCCCCGACCACCGGATGATCGGTCACACCGGGTTCCTCGTGACCGCGCGACGACTGGCGCCCGGGGTCACCGCACCGCCGCGGCGCCGCCGGCCGTCGAAGGGCGCTCCCGGCTGA
- a CDS encoding PD-(D/E)XK nuclease family protein — MSTLTEATVDQAREWSLSPSRALDFKNCALLYRFRVIDRLPEPPSLDAARGTVIHGVLERLFDLPAAQRTVGAAADDVEPGWQALLAEDPDLAALVDREPGGLAHLVATTKELIGSYFTLEDPRRVEPAEREVLVEMTLPSGVHLKGFIDRLDRSPAGDLRVVDYKSGKAPSEAFEGKALFQLRFYALVLWRTTAVLPRLLRLYYLRDREVLDYTPDAADLESLERQVDAIAAAIEKARASGDWRHKPSKLCSWCSFQEFCPEFGGTPPELVGTSQQGQQPSGGELAQAGDQHPA, encoded by the coding sequence ATGTCCACGCTGACCGAGGCCACGGTCGATCAGGCCCGCGAGTGGTCGTTGTCGCCGTCACGTGCGTTGGACTTCAAGAACTGTGCCCTGCTCTACCGGTTCCGCGTCATCGACCGGCTGCCCGAGCCGCCGAGCCTCGACGCCGCGCGTGGGACCGTGATTCACGGCGTCCTCGAGCGGCTGTTCGACCTCCCGGCGGCACAGCGAACCGTCGGTGCGGCGGCCGACGACGTGGAGCCGGGGTGGCAGGCGCTGCTCGCTGAGGATCCCGACCTCGCCGCCCTCGTCGACCGCGAGCCAGGAGGCCTGGCCCACCTCGTCGCAACGACCAAGGAGCTGATCGGCAGCTACTTCACCCTCGAAGACCCGCGCCGCGTCGAGCCCGCCGAGCGTGAGGTGCTGGTCGAGATGACCTTGCCCTCCGGCGTACACCTCAAAGGGTTCATCGACCGCCTCGACCGCTCGCCGGCCGGCGACCTGCGGGTCGTCGACTACAAGAGCGGAAAGGCGCCCAGCGAGGCGTTCGAGGGCAAGGCCCTGTTCCAGCTGCGCTTCTACGCGCTGGTGCTGTGGCGCACGACCGCTGTCCTGCCGCGCCTGCTGCGGCTGTACTACCTGCGCGACCGCGAGGTGCTCGACTACACCCCCGACGCCGCGGATCTCGAGTCCCTCGAGCGCCAGGTCGATGCGATCGCGGCCGCGATCGAGAAGGCGCGTGCCAGTGGCGACTGGCGCCACAAGCCGAGCAAGCTCTGCAGCTGGTGTTCGTTCCAGGAGTTCTGTCCGGAGTTCGGCGGGACGCCGCCGGAGCTGGTCGGCACCTCACAACAGGGACAGCAGCCGAGCGGCGGAGAGCTCGCTCAGGCTGGTGACCAACACCCGGCTTGA
- a CDS encoding universal stress protein has product MASYKTILVGTDGSASSFRAVERAAAVAADTGARLIIASAYQPISERDRNRASQELGDAAYKVMGANPAEDALADAKGIATKAGAKKVTTVAEAGDPVDVLVALVEGHKVDLCIIGNRGLNSLAGRLLGSVPANISHRASCDVLIVHTTGGGRV; this is encoded by the coding sequence GTGGCCAGCTACAAGACCATCCTCGTCGGGACTGACGGATCGGCCTCGTCGTTTCGCGCCGTAGAGCGCGCCGCCGCAGTCGCCGCCGACACCGGCGCGAGGCTGATCATCGCCTCGGCCTACCAGCCGATCTCCGAGCGTGACCGCAACCGCGCCAGCCAGGAGCTCGGCGACGCGGCGTACAAGGTGATGGGCGCCAACCCGGCTGAGGACGCACTCGCCGACGCGAAGGGCATCGCCACCAAGGCCGGAGCCAAGAAGGTCACGACCGTTGCCGAGGCCGGTGACCCGGTGGACGTCCTCGTGGCGCTCGTCGAGGGTCACAAGGTGGACCTGTGCATCATCGGCAACCGCGGACTGAACAGCCTGGCCGGACGCCTGCTCGGCTCGGTACCGGCCAATATCAGCCACCGCGCCTCCTGCGACGTGCTGATCGTGCACACCACGGGCGGCGGCAGGGTCTAG
- a CDS encoding site-2 protease family protein: MSEQSPRQPSRLVAGIPAGRIFGVPLVISPAWIVLVVVGTVAAPAEIRDNITVSPAGSYLVALALILLVYAAVLAHEASHVLVAKALGLRVGRVVLQLLGAVSEVLDEPQTAGREYLVAAVGPLTSVLLAGVAAAIGASFPEHSVGWLLANSTATINGVVAAFNLLPGMPLDGGRLLRAALWHVTGDRMRGLLIAGWVGRGVACATAGAALFAPSYDSSSDSLASLYLLVVAYFIWWNASISIAQARVGAVIPRIELSRLLRPALTVEAQLPLAEAVRRARAIGARALVVVDGRDRWSGIVSEAAVQATPAERQPWMSVSDLARPVEAGLVLSPSLSGEDLMTAVQQTPATEYLVAEAGGALQGVLSRADLIALLRAFGVR; encoded by the coding sequence GTGAGCGAGCAGTCGCCACGGCAGCCGTCCCGGCTCGTGGCGGGCATTCCGGCAGGGCGCATCTTCGGTGTGCCGCTGGTCATCTCGCCGGCCTGGATCGTGCTGGTCGTCGTCGGCACGGTCGCCGCGCCCGCCGAGATCCGCGACAACATCACGGTGAGCCCGGCCGGCAGCTACCTCGTGGCGTTGGCGCTGATCCTGCTCGTCTACGCCGCGGTCCTCGCCCATGAAGCCAGTCACGTGCTCGTCGCGAAGGCGTTGGGGCTTCGGGTCGGCCGGGTCGTGCTCCAGCTGCTCGGCGCGGTCTCGGAAGTGCTCGACGAGCCGCAAACCGCGGGTCGGGAGTACCTGGTCGCTGCCGTCGGCCCGCTGACCTCGGTGCTGCTGGCCGGAGTCGCGGCCGCGATCGGCGCGTCGTTCCCGGAGCACTCGGTCGGTTGGCTGCTGGCCAACTCGACAGCGACCATCAACGGGGTGGTCGCGGCGTTCAACCTGCTGCCGGGGATGCCGCTGGACGGCGGCCGGCTGCTTCGAGCGGCGCTGTGGCACGTGACCGGCGACCGCATGCGCGGGCTGCTGATCGCCGGCTGGGTGGGCCGGGGCGTTGCCTGTGCCACCGCGGGGGCGGCACTGTTCGCGCCGAGCTATGACTCCAGCAGCGACTCGTTGGCCTCGCTCTACCTGCTGGTCGTCGCCTACTTCATCTGGTGGAACGCCTCGATCTCCATCGCGCAGGCGCGGGTCGGTGCGGTCATCCCCAGGATCGAGCTGTCACGCCTGCTTCGCCCCGCGCTGACCGTCGAAGCGCAGCTGCCGCTGGCCGAGGCGGTACGCCGCGCCCGCGCGATCGGTGCCCGGGCCCTGGTCGTGGTGGACGGCCGCGACCGGTGGTCGGGGATCGTGTCCGAGGCGGCGGTGCAGGCCACGCCGGCCGAACGGCAGCCGTGGATGTCGGTCAGTGATCTCGCCCGTCCGGTCGAGGCCGGCCTGGTGCTGTCCCCGTCGCTGAGCGGTGAGGACCTGATGACCGCGGTCCAGCAGACGCCGGCGACGGAGTACCTCGTCGCCGAGGCCGGGGGCGCCCTTCAGGGGGTGCTGTCGCGCGCGGACCTCATCGCGCTGTTGCGGGCGTTCGGAGTTCGCTAG
- a CDS encoding HAD family phosphatase — protein MPAVLFDMDGLLVDSEPLWTRGEIDLADHLGGTWSDDLKAAIIGTRLDTATATILEWYDVPRGEAEVQAAMSFLLDRMVELYHEQLPLMPGALELLDDLRAAGVPTALVSSSYRVLVDATLDVVGHDRFDVSVAGDEVGHGKPHPAPYLEACRRLAIAPANAVALEDAISGVTSAEAAGCKVVAVPWLVPIPAASSRVLVTSLSELSAARLLSLL, from the coding sequence ATGCCAGCCGTTCTGTTCGACATGGACGGGCTGCTCGTGGACAGCGAACCGCTGTGGACCCGAGGCGAGATCGACCTGGCCGACCACCTGGGCGGAACCTGGAGCGACGACCTCAAGGCCGCCATCATCGGCACCCGGCTCGACACCGCCACCGCAACGATCCTCGAGTGGTACGACGTGCCGCGCGGTGAGGCGGAGGTCCAGGCGGCGATGAGCTTCCTGCTCGACCGGATGGTTGAGCTCTACCACGAGCAGCTGCCGCTGATGCCGGGCGCGCTCGAGCTGCTCGACGACCTGCGGGCTGCCGGCGTACCGACCGCCTTGGTGTCCTCGTCGTATCGCGTCCTGGTCGACGCGACGCTCGATGTGGTCGGCCACGACCGCTTCGACGTGAGCGTCGCCGGCGACGAGGTCGGTCACGGCAAGCCGCACCCGGCGCCCTATCTCGAGGCGTGCCGCCGACTCGCCATCGCACCGGCGAATGCGGTCGCGCTCGAGGACGCCATCAGCGGAGTGACGTCGGCGGAAGCGGCAGGCTGCAAGGTCGTCGCTGTCCCGTGGCTGGTGCCGATACCGGCCGCATCAAGCCGGGTGTTGGTCACCAGCCTGAGCGAGCTCTCCGCCGCTCGGCTGCTGTCCCTGTTGTGA
- the arc gene encoding proteasome ATPase, translating to MTVAPRGGLGVEERLAQLQAELSGALSRNELLVNTLKEAREQIVALKEEVDRLAQPPSGYGYFIGRHEDGTVDIFTGGRKLRVAVSPSMEADELRRGQEVMLNEALNVVEALSYERQGDIVMLKEVLDGGDRALVIGHTDEERVVMLADSLLDVSLRPGDSLMIEGRSGYAYERIPKSEVEELVLEEVPDIDYADIGGLRDQIEMIRDAVELPFLHKDLFIEHQLRPPKGILLYGPPGCGKTLIAKAVANSLAKQVAAAGKGEGRSYFLNIKGPELLNKYVGETERHIRLVFQRAREKASEGTPVIVFFDEMDSIFRTRGSGVSSDVENTIVPQLLSEIDGVEGLENVIVIGASNREDMIDPAILRPGRLDVKIKIERPDAEAARDIFSKYLVSDLPLHADDLSENGNSREATLEAMIQRTVERMYAESEENRFLEVTYANGDKEELYFRDFNSGAMIENIVARAKKMAIKDFLEFGQKGLRINHLLSACVDEFKENEDLPNTTNPDDWARISGKKGERIVYIRTLVTGKQGDESGRSIDTVANTGQYL from the coding sequence ATGACGGTCGCGCCGCGCGGCGGCCTCGGTGTCGAGGAGCGGCTCGCGCAGCTGCAAGCCGAGCTCTCCGGTGCCCTCAGCCGCAACGAGCTGCTGGTCAACACGCTCAAGGAGGCGCGCGAGCAGATCGTCGCCTTGAAAGAAGAGGTCGACCGGCTGGCCCAGCCGCCGTCGGGCTACGGCTACTTCATCGGCCGGCACGAGGACGGCACCGTCGACATCTTCACCGGCGGTCGCAAGCTGCGCGTCGCGGTGTCCCCCTCGATGGAGGCGGACGAGCTGCGCCGGGGCCAGGAAGTGATGCTCAACGAGGCGCTCAACGTCGTCGAGGCGCTGTCGTACGAGCGGCAAGGCGACATCGTGATGCTCAAGGAAGTGCTCGACGGCGGTGACCGTGCGCTGGTGATCGGGCACACCGACGAGGAGCGCGTGGTGATGCTGGCCGACTCGTTGCTCGACGTGTCGCTTCGCCCCGGCGACTCGCTGATGATCGAGGGACGATCCGGCTACGCCTACGAGCGGATCCCCAAGTCCGAGGTGGAGGAGCTCGTCCTCGAAGAGGTCCCGGACATCGACTACGCCGACATCGGCGGGCTGCGCGACCAGATCGAGATGATCCGCGACGCGGTCGAGCTGCCGTTCCTGCACAAGGACCTGTTCATCGAACACCAGCTCCGGCCGCCGAAGGGGATCCTGCTCTACGGCCCGCCCGGTTGCGGGAAGACGCTCATCGCGAAGGCCGTCGCGAACTCTCTCGCCAAGCAGGTGGCAGCGGCCGGGAAGGGCGAAGGCCGGTCGTACTTCCTCAACATCAAGGGCCCTGAGCTGCTCAACAAGTACGTCGGCGAGACCGAGCGGCACATTCGGCTGGTGTTCCAGCGGGCGCGTGAGAAGGCCAGCGAAGGTACGCCGGTCATCGTGTTCTTCGACGAGATGGACTCGATCTTCCGCACCCGCGGGTCAGGCGTGTCCTCGGACGTCGAGAACACGATCGTGCCGCAGCTGCTGAGCGAGATCGACGGCGTCGAGGGGCTCGAGAACGTCATCGTGATCGGCGCGTCCAACCGCGAGGACATGATCGACCCGGCCATCCTGCGCCCGGGCCGGCTGGACGTGAAGATCAAGATCGAGCGGCCCGACGCCGAGGCGGCGCGAGACATCTTCTCGAAGTACCTCGTCAGCGACCTCCCGCTGCACGCCGACGACCTGTCGGAGAACGGCAACTCGCGCGAGGCCACCCTCGAGGCGATGATCCAGCGCACCGTCGAGCGGATGTACGCCGAAAGCGAGGAGAACCGGTTCCTGGAGGTCACCTACGCCAACGGGGACAAGGAGGAGCTGTACTTCCGCGACTTCAACTCCGGCGCGATGATCGAGAACATCGTGGCTCGGGCGAAGAAGATGGCCATCAAGGACTTCCTCGAGTTCGGCCAGAAGGGCCTGCGGATCAACCACCTTCTCTCGGCGTGCGTGGACGAGTTCAAGGAGAACGAGGACCTGCCCAACACGACGAACCCGGACGACTGGGCGCGGATCTCGGGCAAGAAGGGTGAGCGGATCGTCTACATCCGCACGCTGGTCACCGGCAAGCAAGGCGACGAGTCCGGTCGCAGCATCGACACCGTTGCGAACACGGGTCAATACCTCTGA